The following coding sequences lie in one Phycicoccus duodecadis genomic window:
- a CDS encoding excalibur calcium-binding domain-containing protein yields MTPGGSMRTKTISAFGTAVLVATLLSGCGGSDEVELASGAARPLVAAASTPDAAAAAKAEATAKAQAAAAAAAAKAQADAAAKAKAEAAAKAKAAAAAKAKAVAAATAKAAAAAKAKAVAAAKARAKAAAQARALAAAAAAAQEAEAADVYYANCSEARAAGAAPVLRGDPGYSSKLDRDGDGVGCES; encoded by the coding sequence ATGACACCTGGGGGAAGCATGCGCACGAAGACCATCTCCGCGTTCGGGACGGCCGTCCTGGTCGCCACGCTCCTGTCGGGCTGTGGCGGGAGCGACGAGGTCGAGCTGGCGTCGGGTGCGGCCCGCCCGCTGGTCGCGGCGGCGAGCACCCCCGACGCCGCGGCCGCCGCGAAGGCGGAGGCTACGGCCAAGGCCCAGGCCGCTGCTGCGGCTGCCGCGGCGAAGGCCCAGGCCGACGCGGCCGCGAAGGCCAAGGCGGAGGCAGCGGCGAAGGCGAAGGCCGCTGCTGCGGCGAAGGCCAAGGCGGTCGCCGCCGCCACGGCGAAGGCCGCCGCGGCGGCCAAGGCCAAGGCAGTCGCTGCTGCCAAGGCCAGGGCCAAGGCCGCTGCTCAGGCGAGAGCCCTCGCTGCAGCTGCGGCTGCTGCCCAGGAGGCTGAGGCTGCCGACGTGTACTACGCGAACTGCTCCGAGGCCCGTGCGGCGGGTGCCGCCCCGGTCCTGCGCGGGGACCCCGGCTACTCGTCCAAGCTCGACCGCGACGGCGACGGGGTCGGCTGCGAGAGCTGA
- a CDS encoding exodeoxyribonuclease III, which yields MLLVSANVNGVRAAERRGGISWLAASGADVVALQEVRASDDQLRAALSGTVFESWEVVHAPSDAKGRAGVAVLSRRPVKEVRTELGGPAGAEFAGQGRWVEADVLVGGAVVTVASAYVHTGEAGTPRQEEKQRFLAALGARVEAWSAEGRLAVLTGDLNIAHTQDDLKNWKGNRGKSGFLPAEQEHLDRWGAEHGLVDVHRRLHGPGPGPYTWWSWRGQAFDNDAGWRIDYQLATAPLAAAATSATVGRALTYAERWSDHAPVLVEYAV from the coding sequence GTGCTGCTCGTCTCCGCCAACGTCAACGGGGTCCGGGCCGCCGAGCGGCGAGGCGGCATCTCGTGGCTGGCGGCGTCCGGTGCCGACGTCGTGGCCCTGCAGGAGGTGCGAGCGTCCGATGACCAGCTGCGGGCTGCCCTGTCGGGCACCGTGTTCGAGTCGTGGGAGGTCGTGCACGCGCCGAGCGACGCCAAGGGGCGCGCCGGCGTGGCGGTGCTGTCGCGGCGTCCGGTGAAGGAGGTCCGCACCGAGCTGGGCGGGCCGGCCGGGGCGGAGTTCGCCGGTCAGGGCCGCTGGGTGGAGGCCGACGTCCTGGTGGGCGGTGCGGTGGTGACGGTGGCCTCGGCGTACGTGCACACGGGGGAGGCCGGGACGCCGCGCCAGGAGGAGAAGCAGCGGTTCCTGGCGGCGCTCGGGGCGCGGGTCGAGGCGTGGTCGGCCGAGGGGCGGCTGGCGGTGCTGACGGGAGACCTGAACATCGCGCACACCCAGGACGACCTGAAGAACTGGAAGGGCAACCGGGGCAAGTCCGGGTTCCTGCCGGCCGAGCAGGAGCACCTCGACCGGTGGGGCGCCGAGCACGGGCTGGTCGACGTGCACCGCCGGCTGCACGGGCCGGGGCCGGGGCCGTACACGTGGTGGTCGTGGCGGGGGCAGGCATTCGACAACGACGCGGGCTGGCGGATCGACTACCAGCTGGCGACCGCGCCGCTGGCCGCGGCGGCGACGTCGGCCACGGTGGGGCGGGCGCTGACCTACGCCGAGCGGTGGAGCGACCACGCGCCGGTGCTGGTCGAGTACGCGGTCTGA
- the trpS gene encoding tryptophan--tRNA ligase: MPAHPTPDGVRPRILSGMQPTSDSLHLGNYLGALVNWVGLQAEFDAYYFVADLHALTVPTDPEVLRRRTRVTAAQFIAGGVDPEVSAVFCQSHVQEHAELAWVLACQTAMGEMNRMTQYKDKTSKGHNANVGLFTYPVLMAADILLYDAAFVPVGEDQRQHLEITRDLAERMNARFGEVLTVPEPYILKESARIMDLQDPTSKMSGSISSDKGLVLLSDEPGRIAKKIRSAVTDTDAEVRYDPEAKAGVSNLLVIHSVLSGTPIAQVEAEFAGRGYGDLKKAVAEVVVDAVTPFRTRMAELLDDPAELDRILARGAERAAEVAAATMSRVRDAVGLLPAAR; encoded by the coding sequence ATGCCCGCTCACCCCACCCCCGATGGCGTACGCCCTCGCATCCTGTCCGGGATGCAGCCGACGAGCGACTCGCTCCACCTCGGCAACTACCTCGGGGCGCTGGTCAACTGGGTGGGCCTCCAGGCCGAGTTCGACGCCTACTACTTCGTGGCCGATCTGCACGCGCTGACCGTGCCCACCGACCCCGAGGTCCTGCGCCGCCGCACCCGCGTCACCGCGGCCCAGTTCATCGCCGGCGGGGTCGACCCCGAGGTCTCGGCCGTCTTCTGCCAGAGCCACGTGCAGGAGCACGCCGAGCTCGCCTGGGTCCTGGCGTGCCAGACGGCCATGGGCGAGATGAACCGGATGACGCAGTACAAGGACAAGACCAGCAAGGGTCACAACGCCAACGTCGGCCTCTTCACCTACCCGGTGCTCATGGCCGCCGACATCCTCCTCTACGACGCCGCCTTCGTGCCGGTGGGCGAGGACCAGCGCCAGCACCTCGAGATCACCCGCGACCTGGCGGAGCGGATGAACGCCCGCTTCGGCGAGGTGCTGACCGTGCCCGAGCCGTACATCCTCAAGGAGTCGGCCAGGATCATGGACCTGCAGGACCCCACGTCGAAGATGAGCGGGTCCATCTCGTCCGACAAGGGCCTGGTCCTGCTGAGCGACGAGCCGGGCCGCATCGCCAAGAAGATCCGCTCGGCCGTCACCGACACTGACGCCGAGGTCCGCTACGACCCCGAGGCCAAGGCCGGCGTCTCGAACCTGCTGGTCATCCACTCCGTCCTGTCCGGCACCCCGATCGCCCAGGTCGAGGCCGAGTTCGCGGGTCGCGGCTACGGCGACCTCAAGAAGGCGGTCGCCGAGGTCGTCGTCGACGCCGTCACGCCGTTCCGGACCCGGATGGCCGAGCTGCTCGACGACCCCGCCGAGCTCGACCGCATCCTCGCCCGGGGCGCCGAGCGGGCCGCCGAGGTCGCGGCGGCGACGATGTCCCGGGTCCGCGACGCCGTCGGCCTGCTGCCGGCCGCCCGCTGA
- the cysC gene encoding adenylyl-sulfate kinase, whose translation MSPATPALHPSREALDDLEVLRRGLYGPDAGMRPLAVPAPMAAAALEAGALVVEDAEGVPVARVEDLRAVERDGTDGLAGAGAAPEDAHPAPVLVTGRPVWLSEPSSRPFQHLHLRAPEPLAADRVVLVEGLADIPSPVPDGARLLVLASTALDGPTAGNDVVRAASAGALAAPGARVVVVPLPPDAPDRRAALLTTLGVDPARQPRPDRRAAEQTLAIVEGHRPRGVVVLLTGLSGSGKSTVARAVATRLVEEGTPVTLLDGDLVRRHLTAGLGFSAADRRTNVLRLGWVAAEVAHHGGIAICSPIAPEDATREQVRALADGRGARFVLVHVATPLEECERRDRKGLYAAARRGDIPDFTGVSAPYDVPDHPDLRLDTTGRDLDECADQVLAALVAARSGEGDRA comes from the coding sequence ATGAGCCCCGCGACACCGGCCCTCCATCCCTCCCGGGAGGCCCTCGACGACCTCGAGGTGCTGCGGCGCGGGCTCTACGGGCCGGATGCCGGGATGCGCCCGCTCGCCGTGCCGGCCCCTATGGCCGCGGCGGCGCTCGAGGCGGGCGCTCTGGTCGTCGAGGACGCCGAGGGGGTGCCGGTCGCGCGGGTCGAGGACCTGCGGGCGGTCGAGCGGGACGGCACCGACGGGCTCGCCGGCGCGGGAGCCGCCCCGGAGGATGCCCACCCCGCGCCCGTCCTGGTCACGGGACGCCCGGTCTGGCTGTCCGAGCCGTCGTCGCGTCCCTTCCAGCACCTGCACCTGCGGGCCCCCGAGCCACTGGCGGCGGACCGGGTCGTCCTGGTCGAGGGCCTCGCCGACATCCCCTCCCCCGTGCCCGACGGCGCGCGCCTGCTCGTCCTGGCCTCGACCGCGCTGGACGGCCCGACCGCCGGCAACGACGTCGTCCGGGCCGCGAGCGCCGGCGCGCTGGCCGCCCCGGGGGCTCGGGTGGTCGTGGTCCCGTTGCCGCCCGACGCCCCCGACCGCCGGGCCGCCCTGCTCACGACCCTCGGCGTCGACCCGGCCCGGCAGCCCCGGCCCGACCGACGCGCCGCCGAGCAGACCCTCGCCATCGTCGAGGGGCACCGTCCCCGCGGGGTCGTGGTGCTGCTCACCGGCCTGTCGGGCTCGGGGAAGTCGACCGTGGCCCGGGCCGTGGCCACCCGCCTGGTCGAGGAGGGCACCCCGGTCACGCTGCTCGACGGCGACCTCGTGCGACGCCACCTCACGGCAGGGCTGGGCTTCTCGGCCGCCGACCGGCGCACCAACGTCCTGCGCCTCGGCTGGGTCGCCGCCGAGGTCGCGCACCACGGAGGCATCGCGATCTGCAGCCCCATCGCCCCCGAGGACGCCACCCGTGAGCAGGTGCGGGCGCTGGCCGACGGGCGCGGCGCCCGGTTCGTCCTGGTCCACGTCGCCACCCCGCTGGAGGAGTGCGAGCGCCGTGACCGCAAGGGCCTCTACGCAGCGGCCCGGCGCGGAGACATCCCCGACTTCACCGGCGTCTCGGCGCCCTACGACGTCCCCGACCACCCCGACCTGCGTCTCGACACCACCGGCCGCGACCTCGACGAGTGTGCCGACCAGGTGCTGGCCGCCCTCGTCGCGGCGCGCTCGGGGGAGGGCGACCGTGCTTGA
- a CDS encoding HNH endonuclease signature motif containing protein — MTRGTVGIAERRSAIAAARAAIGSLGEVLATASAEDLAALMGELDAVVASASAARVEVVVEATRRGECTGSGVHAWVREHAPSLRQGGAAAVARVAQEVTARDTGLERRDPDAASPVGIVWSAVRAGTLEAGTGCAVLREAARLEPLLRPDAVSTVVEGLVDLAAAWGPAMMRRLRPRLVAEHGHHGAFDQLHDTLAAAARLSSPRIESGDLTEYQLWMTPAQAATLEAAIGPLSAPQPNDETGERDLRPAGQRRVEALTTICSDASAQAADQAGDPSTHGAVLHVSIDLTDLEHRTGAAEVLGSTADGTLLPPETLRRLACDAALVPYVLGTHGETLDVGRVARLFTRPQRRLLRRRDRGCTYPGCTTPPDWARAHHIRHWADDGPTDTTNAALLCPRHHTHVHHKRFWAHVRDTPDHHGRYVTWDLTPGSYDHHLALLRAAQPPTRPATQLLHALIGPLAPEPDTPEWSTHDDPWWDDPMPERTCHDDAKPAA, encoded by the coding sequence ATGACCAGGGGGACGGTGGGGATCGCGGAGCGACGCTCCGCGATCGCCGCTGCCCGCGCCGCGATCGGCAGTCTGGGTGAGGTGCTGGCGACCGCGTCCGCGGAGGACCTCGCGGCCCTGATGGGTGAGCTCGACGCCGTCGTGGCGTCCGCGTCGGCCGCACGGGTCGAGGTGGTCGTGGAGGCGACCCGACGGGGTGAGTGCACCGGCTCGGGAGTGCACGCGTGGGTGCGCGAGCACGCGCCGTCGCTGCGTCAGGGCGGGGCCGCCGCGGTCGCCCGGGTCGCGCAGGAGGTCACCGCGCGCGACACCGGCCTCGAACGCCGTGACCCCGACGCGGCCTCCCCGGTCGGCATCGTCTGGTCCGCGGTGCGTGCGGGCACCCTCGAGGCCGGCACGGGGTGCGCGGTCCTCCGCGAGGCCGCCCGCCTCGAACCCCTGCTGCGGCCCGACGCGGTGTCGACCGTGGTCGAGGGCTTGGTCGACCTGGCCGCCGCGTGGGGCCCGGCGATGATGCGCCGCCTGCGGCCGCGGCTGGTCGCCGAGCACGGCCACCACGGCGCGTTCGACCAGCTCCACGACACGCTGGCCGCGGCTGCGAGGCTGTCCTCGCCGCGCATCGAGTCCGGGGACCTGACCGAGTACCAGCTGTGGATGACCCCCGCACAGGCCGCCACCCTCGAAGCCGCCATCGGCCCCCTCTCCGCACCCCAACCGAACGACGAGACCGGGGAACGGGACCTGCGCCCCGCCGGGCAACGCCGCGTCGAAGCCCTCACCACTATCTGTAGCGATGCCAGCGCCCAGGCCGCCGACCAGGCCGGGGACCCCTCCACCCACGGGGCAGTCCTGCACGTCAGCATCGACCTCACCGACCTCGAGCACCGCACCGGCGCCGCCGAGGTCCTCGGCTCGACCGCCGACGGCACCCTGCTCCCACCCGAGACCCTGCGCCGCCTCGCCTGCGACGCCGCCCTGGTCCCCTACGTCCTCGGCACCCACGGCGAGACCCTCGACGTCGGCCGGGTCGCCCGCCTCTTCACCCGCCCCCAACGCCGCCTCCTGCGCCGCCGCGACCGCGGCTGCACCTACCCCGGCTGCACCACACCCCCGGACTGGGCCCGCGCCCACCACATCCGCCACTGGGCCGACGACGGCCCCACCGACACGACCAACGCCGCCCTCCTCTGCCCACGCCACCACACCCACGTCCACCACAAGCGCTTCTGGGCCCACGTCCGAGACACCCCCGACCACCACGGCCGCTACGTCACCTGGGACCTCACCCCCGGCTCCTACGACCACCACCTCGCCCTCCTCCGCGCGGCGCAACCACCCACCCGCCCCGCCACCCAGCTCCTGCATGCCCTCATCGGCCCCCTCGCACCCGAACCCGACACCCCGGAGTGGTCCACCCACGACGATCCCTGGTGGGACGACCCGATGCCCGAGCGAACCTGCCACGACGACGCAAAGCCGGCCGCCTGA
- a CDS encoding 2'-5' RNA ligase family protein yields the protein MPLHGVAVTVPQPWGEQLQSAREEFGDPMASAIPPHVTLLPPTPVDPDDLEPFAAHLQRVCAEVAPFEMVLAGTGTFRPVSPVVFVQVSSGIAPCEQLEQAVRSGPVERVLEFPYHPHVTIAHHLGEPELDRAFEGMADFRCEFPVTSVELYQHDPDGVWRVLRSFDLEGTPAG from the coding sequence ATGCCGCTCCACGGAGTCGCCGTCACCGTCCCTCAGCCCTGGGGGGAGCAGCTGCAGTCGGCCCGTGAGGAGTTCGGCGACCCGATGGCCTCGGCGATCCCGCCGCACGTCACGCTGCTGCCGCCCACGCCGGTGGACCCCGACGACCTCGAGCCGTTCGCGGCCCACCTGCAGCGGGTGTGCGCCGAGGTCGCGCCCTTCGAGATGGTGCTCGCCGGCACCGGCACCTTCCGGCCGGTGTCGCCGGTGGTCTTCGTGCAGGTCTCGAGCGGCATCGCCCCCTGCGAGCAGCTCGAGCAGGCCGTGCGGTCGGGGCCGGTCGAGCGGGTGCTCGAGTTCCCGTACCACCCCCATGTGACGATCGCGCACCACCTCGGAGAGCCCGAGCTCGACCGCGCCTTCGAGGGGATGGCCGACTTCCGCTGCGAGTTCCCGGTCACCAGCGTCGAGCTCTACCAGCACGACCCCGACGGGGTCTGGCGCGTCCTGCGCTCGTTCGACCTCGAGGGGACGCCCGCGGGCTGA
- the galK gene encoding galactokinase, protein MTSPEQTHRDVFGGPPDGVWSAPGRVNLIGEHTDYNAGLVLPIALRQRTTAACTARDDDLLRMHSAQGDGGPEVVEVRIGDVVAGSPKGWTAYVAGVLWALREDGFAVRGMDVSVDSEVPVGAGLSSSAALECAVGAAASDLFGLGLLADAEGRARLAAACVRAENEVAGAATGGMDQSAALLCGEGAALLLDCRDGATEQVPFDLAAVDHVLLVTDTRATHALNDGQYESRRRACEAAAAALGVASLREVPVEGLDAALARLGDDEQRRRTRHVVTEIARVRETVAALRAGDLGEVGRLFLASHASLRDDYEVSCAELDVSVDAAVGAGALGARMTGGGFGGSSIALLPAGSVEVARDAIAAAFAARGWREPRSFAVTAGPPAARDA, encoded by the coding sequence ATGACGAGCCCCGAGCAGACCCACCGCGACGTCTTCGGCGGGCCCCCGGACGGCGTCTGGTCGGCGCCCGGGCGGGTCAACCTCATCGGCGAGCACACCGACTACAACGCGGGGCTGGTCCTGCCGATCGCCCTGCGGCAGCGCACGACCGCCGCCTGCACGGCCCGCGACGACGACCTGCTGCGGATGCACTCGGCCCAGGGCGACGGGGGTCCCGAGGTGGTCGAGGTGCGCATCGGGGACGTGGTGGCGGGGTCCCCCAAGGGCTGGACGGCGTACGTGGCGGGCGTCCTCTGGGCCCTGCGCGAGGACGGGTTCGCGGTGCGCGGGATGGACGTCAGCGTCGACAGCGAGGTGCCGGTGGGCGCGGGCCTGTCGAGCTCGGCGGCGCTGGAGTGCGCGGTCGGGGCCGCGGCCAGCGACCTGTTCGGGCTCGGTCTGCTGGCGGACGCCGAGGGGCGGGCTCGGCTGGCGGCCGCGTGCGTGCGGGCCGAGAACGAGGTGGCCGGGGCGGCGACGGGCGGGATGGACCAGTCGGCCGCGCTGTTGTGCGGGGAGGGCGCGGCCCTGCTGCTCGACTGCCGCGACGGCGCGACCGAGCAGGTGCCCTTCGACCTCGCGGCGGTCGACCACGTCCTGCTGGTCACCGACACCCGTGCCACGCACGCCCTCAACGACGGCCAGTACGAGAGCCGGCGGCGGGCGTGCGAGGCGGCGGCGGCGGCGCTGGGCGTCGCGTCGCTGCGCGAGGTGCCGGTCGAGGGGCTGGATGCCGCGCTGGCCCGGCTGGGCGACGACGAGCAGCGCCGGCGGACCCGTCACGTGGTCACCGAGATCGCCCGGGTGCGCGAGACGGTGGCGGCGCTGCGGGCCGGCGACCTCGGCGAGGTGGGGCGGCTCTTCCTCGCCTCGCACGCCTCGCTGCGCGACGACTACGAGGTCAGCTGCGCCGAGCTCGACGTGTCGGTGGATGCGGCGGTGGGGGCGGGCGCCCTGGGCGCGCGGATGACCGGCGGCGGGTTCGGCGGGTCGTCCATCGCCCTGCTGCCGGCGGGCTCGGTGGAGGTGGCGCGCGACGCCATCGCGGCGGCCTTCGCCGCGCGGGGGTGGCGCGAGCCGCGGTCGTTCGCGGTCACGGCCGGGCCGCCCGCCGCGCGCGACGCCTGA
- a CDS encoding sulfite exporter TauE/SafE family protein, with protein sequence MLDGLLTGDALSVLLVSLAVGVVVGLTGMGGGALMTPALIFLGVPPTAAVANDLVAAAFNKSVGAAVHARRGSPDLRLAGLLIAGSVPFALAGAFLVGRLGSGEEAQSLLRLLIGATLLLTAATYTLRVYGSVFHRWGTGDGPQRPVRVVPTVLVGAVGGLLVGVTSVGSGSIIMVTLLLLHPGMSAKRLVGTDLVQAVPLVVAAAIGHVVVSGVDWAVLIPLVVGGAPGTFVGARISAWVPSQAVRRGIVIVLTLTGLSLLRLPPTAVGATGAALLVLGPLGWALLRRMHGMPAFSGGSGPHDDPDVPVAAAAAEDR encoded by the coding sequence GTGCTTGACGGTCTGCTCACCGGCGACGCGCTCTCCGTCCTGCTGGTCAGCCTCGCGGTGGGGGTGGTCGTCGGTCTCACCGGCATGGGCGGCGGCGCCCTGATGACCCCGGCGCTGATCTTCCTCGGCGTCCCCCCGACGGCAGCGGTGGCGAACGACCTCGTCGCGGCCGCGTTCAACAAGTCGGTCGGTGCCGCCGTGCACGCCCGCCGCGGCTCACCGGACCTGCGCCTCGCGGGGCTCCTCATCGCCGGGTCGGTGCCGTTCGCACTCGCCGGGGCGTTCCTGGTCGGCCGGCTGGGCAGCGGCGAGGAGGCCCAGAGCCTCCTGCGCCTGCTGATCGGCGCGACCCTGCTGCTGACGGCCGCCACCTACACGCTGCGGGTGTACGGCTCCGTGTTCCACCGGTGGGGCACCGGCGACGGCCCCCAGCGCCCGGTCCGCGTCGTCCCCACCGTGCTGGTCGGTGCGGTCGGCGGTCTCCTGGTGGGCGTCACCAGCGTGGGTTCGGGCTCGATCATCATGGTCACGCTGCTGCTCCTGCACCCGGGGATGTCGGCCAAGCGCCTCGTCGGCACCGATCTGGTGCAGGCCGTGCCGCTGGTCGTCGCCGCCGCCATCGGGCACGTCGTCGTCAGCGGGGTCGACTGGGCGGTCCTCATCCCCCTAGTGGTCGGCGGGGCCCCCGGGACCTTCGTCGGCGCCCGGATCTCGGCGTGGGTGCCGTCGCAGGCCGTGCGCCGCGGCATCGTCATCGTCCTGACCCTCACCGGGCTCAGCCTCCTGCGCCTTCCCCCCACGGCCGTGGGGGCCACGGGCGCCGCGCTGCTGGTCCTGGGCCCGCTCGGCTGGGCGCTGCTGCGTCGGATGCACGGGATGCCGGCCTTCTCGGGCGGCTCCGGCCCGCACGACGACCCCGACGTGCCCGTGGCCGCGGCCGCGGCGGAGGACCGATGA
- a CDS encoding sulfate adenylyltransferase subunit 1 translates to MDLLRFATAGSVDDGKSTLIGRLLLDSKAIFEDQLEAVEATSKTKGYDYTDLALLTDGLRSEREQGITIDVAYRYFATPRRKFIIADTPGHVQYTRNMVTGASTADLGLVLVDARQGLTEQSRRHAVILSLLRVPHLVLAVNKMDLVGYDQEVFERIRAEFVTFTQRLNVPDLAVIPISALQGDNVVTRSENMPWYDGSSLMHHLENVHIASDRDLRDVRFPVQYVVRPKSDEYHDYRGYAGRVASGVMKPGDEVMVLPSGLTSRIAGIDLFDREVTEAFPPMSVVVRLEDDLDVSRGDMICRVKNAPEPTQDIDAMICWMTREPLRPRQKLAIKHTTRSARAVVKDIQYRLDINSLHRDTETRELGLNEIGRVTLRTTQQLLVDPYEQNRTTGSFILIDEASGNTVGAGMIN, encoded by the coding sequence ATGGACCTGCTGCGCTTCGCCACGGCCGGCTCGGTCGACGACGGGAAGTCCACCCTCATCGGGCGGCTGCTCCTGGACTCCAAGGCGATCTTCGAGGACCAGCTCGAGGCCGTCGAGGCGACCTCAAAGACCAAGGGCTACGACTACACCGACCTCGCTCTGCTCACCGACGGCCTGCGCTCCGAGCGCGAGCAGGGCATCACGATCGACGTCGCGTACCGCTACTTCGCCACTCCGCGAAGGAAGTTCATCATCGCCGACACCCCGGGGCACGTGCAGTACACGCGCAACATGGTGACCGGCGCCTCGACGGCCGACCTCGGGCTGGTGCTGGTCGACGCCCGGCAGGGCCTCACCGAGCAGTCGCGTCGGCATGCGGTCATCCTGTCGCTGCTGCGGGTGCCGCACCTGGTGCTGGCTGTGAACAAGATGGACCTCGTCGGCTACGACCAGGAGGTGTTCGAGCGCATCCGCGCCGAGTTCGTCACCTTCACCCAGCGGCTCAACGTGCCCGACCTCGCCGTCATCCCGATCTCGGCGCTCCAGGGCGACAACGTCGTGACGCGCAGCGAGAACATGCCCTGGTACGACGGCTCCTCGCTGATGCACCACCTCGAGAACGTGCACATCGCGTCCGACCGCGACCTGCGTGACGTGCGCTTCCCGGTGCAGTACGTGGTGCGGCCGAAGTCCGACGAGTACCACGACTACCGGGGCTACGCCGGGCGCGTGGCGAGCGGGGTCATGAAGCCGGGCGACGAGGTGATGGTGCTGCCGAGCGGGCTCACCAGCCGCATCGCCGGGATCGACCTGTTCGACCGGGAGGTCACCGAGGCGTTCCCGCCGATGTCGGTCGTAGTGCGGCTCGAGGACGACCTCGACGTCTCGCGCGGCGACATGATCTGCCGGGTCAAGAACGCGCCCGAGCCCACCCAGGACATCGACGCGATGATCTGCTGGATGACGCGCGAGCCGCTGCGGCCGCGCCAGAAGCTGGCCATCAAGCACACCACGCGCTCGGCCCGGGCGGTCGTGAAGGACATCCAGTACCGGCTCGACATCAACTCGCTGCACCGCGACACCGAGACCCGCGAGCTGGGGCTCAACGAGATCGGGCGCGTGACGCTGCGGACCACCCAGCAGCTGCTGGTCGACCCCTACGAGCAGAACCGCACCACCGGCTCGTTCATCCTCATCGACGAGGCCAGCGGCAACACCGTCGGCGCCGGGATGATCAACTAG
- the cysD gene encoding sulfate adenylyltransferase subunit CysD: MTPVQSPADYRLSQLDELESESIHIFREVVAELERPVLMFSGGKDSIVMLRLAEKAFHPARLPFPLLQVDTGLDFPEVLATRDAWVERLGANLVVASVDQAIADGIVVDDGRTSRNRMQIATLLEALESGGFTAAFGGGRRDEEKARAKERVYSHRDDFGQWDPKNQRPELWSLYNGRLHEGEHMRIFPLSNWTELDIWHYIAREEVEIPSIYFSHRRRVFERDGMLLSEHPANPCRDGEVVTERTVRFRTVGDLSLTGCVESTAATLDEIVEEVAVARVTERGATRGDDRFSEAAMEDRKKEGYF, from the coding sequence GTGACCCCCGTGCAGAGCCCCGCCGACTACCGGCTCTCCCAGCTCGACGAGCTGGAGTCCGAGTCGATCCACATCTTCCGCGAGGTCGTGGCCGAGCTGGAGAGGCCCGTCCTGATGTTCTCGGGCGGCAAGGACTCCATCGTGATGCTCCGGCTGGCCGAGAAGGCATTCCACCCGGCGCGGCTGCCGTTCCCGCTGCTCCAGGTCGACACCGGTCTCGACTTCCCCGAGGTCCTCGCGACCCGTGACGCGTGGGTCGAGCGGCTCGGCGCCAACCTGGTCGTGGCCTCGGTCGACCAGGCGATCGCCGACGGCATCGTGGTCGACGACGGCCGGACCAGCCGCAACCGGATGCAAATCGCGACCCTGCTCGAGGCGCTCGAGTCCGGTGGCTTCACGGCCGCGTTCGGCGGGGGCCGGCGCGACGAGGAGAAGGCGCGCGCCAAGGAGCGCGTCTACTCCCACCGCGACGACTTCGGCCAGTGGGACCCCAAGAACCAGCGCCCGGAGCTGTGGTCGCTCTACAACGGGCGGCTGCACGAGGGCGAGCACATGCGGATCTTCCCGCTGTCGAACTGGACCGAGCTCGACATCTGGCACTACATCGCCCGCGAGGAGGTCGAGATCCCCTCGATCTACTTCTCGCATCGTCGGCGGGTGTTCGAGCGCGACGGGATGCTGCTCAGCGAGCACCCCGCCAACCCGTGCCGCGACGGCGAGGTCGTCACCGAGCGCACCGTGCGCTTCCGCACCGTCGGCGACCTGTCGCTCACCGGCTGCGTCGAGAGCACGGCCGCGACGCTCGACGAGATCGTCGAGGAGGTCGCGGTCGCCCGGGTCACCGAGCGCGGCGCGACCCGCGGCGACGACCGGTTCTCCGAGGCCGCCATGGAGGACCGCAAGAAGGAGGGCTACTTCTGA